In Trueperaceae bacterium, the DNA window CCCCCAGTAGACGAGCGCCAGCAGCGCCACGCCCACGACCGCGCGCGTCGGGCGTCGGCGGAGGGAGTTGAGGGCGCCGCGCAGGCGCATCGCGAGGAGCGCCATGGCCCTAGGCGGCCTCCTCGGTCAGGCGCAGGAAGATCTCCTCGAGGTCGGCCGCGTCGTCGCCGACGCGCTGCCTCAGCTCGGCCAGGGTGCCGCGCGCCACGGCGCGCCCCCGGGTCATGAGCACGATCTCGTCGGCGACGGCCTCCGCCACCGCCAGCGAGTGCGTGGTGAGCAGCACGGCGCCGCCGTCGTCGGCATGCCGGCGCATCAGGGCCCGCACGTCGCGGGCGCCGCGCGGGTCGAGGCCGACCATCGGCTCGTCGATCACCAGCGCCGGCGGACGATGCAGCAGCGCGGCGCAGAACGTGAGGCGCTGACGCATGCCGTGCGAGTAGGTCTGCACGAGCTCGTCCGCGGCGTGCGCGAGCTCGAACCGCGCGAGCAGCTCGCGTGAACGCTCCTCGGCCCCGTCCACCCGGCGCAGACGTCCCAGGAAGCGCAGCAGCTCGCGACCCGTGAGGTTCGGGTAGAGGTACGGCCGGTCGGGCACGTAGCCGATGAGCGCCTTGGCCTCCAGGGGCCGCCTGACGACGTCGTGCCCGCCCACGGTCACCGTCCCCGCCGAGGGCATGACCTGCCCCGTGACGGCGCGGATCGTCGTGGACTTGCCCGCCCCGTTCGGCCCGAGCAGCGCCACCACGCGCCCGCGGGGGACCGCGAACGACAGGCCGTCCACGGCGGTGACCCGCCCGTACCGCTTGACGAGCCCGTTCACCTCGATCATGCCGATCAGGCTACGTGCCCGCGGGGGTAGGACCGTGTGGGCGAGTCGTCTCTCGGGGCATCGCTGGCGCGGCGCGTGGCCCGGCCGCAGAGAGAGGCGCCCGACCACCCCCCTCGAGTCAGTATCTCGTCTTCGGCGTACTGACTCGAGCGTCTGGAGGCACGAGATCCCCGTCAGGGCCGCGCGCAACGCCGCCAGGGGCCTCCTAGGCAGTAGCCCGCCAGCGGTCTACCGACATAGCGTGCGCGGCTCACCACCCTCGGCCCGGGCCATCCGGCCCCCGCGCGCTCGGGCGCCGGGGCAGCGCTCAGTCGGCGGCGGCGGCCGCGGCGGCGGCGCGCTGCTCGAGGACCGCCTCGTACGCGACCCGCAGCGCCGAGTCGCTCTCGAGGTGGACGATCGCCTCGCCCTGCACCTCGCTCATCTCGCGCACGGGTCCGAGGGCCATGACCTCGAACTCGCCCTCCTCGTCCGCGGTGCCGGTGCCGACGACCTCGCCGTCCACGACGATCTGCACCGTCTGGCCGGGCTTGAGCCCGCGTCCCTCGGCGACGATCGTGTCGGGGAAGCGCGTGTCCTCGGCTGGGATGTCGGGCGTCACGCCCTCCTCGGCGATGCTCTGCCGCGTGGGCGTGAGCCACTCGAACGACACGTAGCGGAGCTGGCCGCCGTCGGAGAGCGAGAGCACGGACTGCGCGACGCCCTTGCCGAACGTCTGCTCGCCCACGATGAGAGCGCGGCCGTTCTCCTGCAGAGCGCCGGCCACGATCTCGGAGGCCGAGGCCGACTGCTCGTTCACGAGCACGACCATCGGCAGGTCGTAGGCCGCCGGGTCGGCGGAGGCGATGCGCTGCGTGACGCCGCGGGCGCGCTGGAAGACGATGTCGCCGCTGGCGAGGAACTCGTCGGCGACGAGGATGGCCTGGGTGAGCAGGCCGCCCGAGTTGTCGCGCAGGTCGAGGATCAGCGAGGTGGCGCCCTGCTCGATGAGGCGGTCGAGGTGCTCGACGAGCTGTTCATGCAGGAGCTGGTTGTTGAAAGAGCTGAGGCTGATGTACCCCACTCCGTCCGGCAGCATCGTGCTGCTGACGTCGA includes these proteins:
- a CDS encoding S41 family peptidase encodes the protein MKRRWMITGLVALTVATMAVYAQVSRDFAGEFLNTAAGRALIQSYGALKSGYLHDVDDEKLIRGAINGMIESLEDPYTAYIEPRAAARETQDLSGSFEGIGAVLTPHNRNTGKGVEVLTVYKGGPASEAGLQRGDVFLEVDGMDVSDLTTSEVADVVRGPKGTTVKLKMSRPGVPEPLEFEIVRDTIQIIDVSSTMLPDGVGYISLSSFNNQLLHEQLVEHLDRLIEQGATSLILDLRDNSGGLLTQAILVADEFLASGDIVFQRARGVTQRIASADPAAYDLPMVVLVNEQSASASEIVAGALQENGRALIVGEQTFGKGVAQSVLSLSDGGQLRYVSFEWLTPTRQSIAEEGVTPDIPAEDTRFPDTIVAEGRGLKPGQTVQIVVDGEVVGTGTADEEGEFEVMALGPVREMSEVQGEAIVHLESDSALRVAYEAVLEQRAAAAAAAAD
- a CDS encoding ABC transporter ATP-binding protein; the protein is MIEVNGLVKRYGRVTAVDGLSFAVPRGRVVALLGPNGAGKSTTIRAVTGQVMPSAGTVTVGGHDVVRRPLEAKALIGYVPDRPYLYPNLTGRELLRFLGRLRRVDGAEERSRELLARFELAHAADELVQTYSHGMRQRLTFCAALLHRPPALVIDEPMVGLDPRGARDVRALMRRHADDGGAVLLTTHSLAVAEAVADEIVLMTRGRAVARGTLAELRQRVGDDAADLEEIFLRLTEEAA